One Deltaproteobacteria bacterium genomic window carries:
- a CDS encoding PAS domain-containing protein, with the protein MKAESAKQLESLNHKLQSETTRRQRAEETLGKKRDYLEKLFNYANAPIIVWDTEAKITRFNHAFWRGHNGQKAP; encoded by the coding sequence ATGAAAGCGGAATCAGCAAAGCAACTCGAATCGCTTAACCACAAATTACAATCAGAAACTACTCGGCGCCAGCGGGCGGAGGAGACCCTTGGGAAGAAGCGCGACTATCTGGAAAAGCTGTTCAACTACGCCAATGCTCCTATCATTGTATGGGATACGGAGGCCAAAATTACCCGGTTTAACCATGCCTTCTGGAGAGGACATAACGGACAAAAAGCGCCTTAA